In Plasmodium reichenowi strain SY57 chromosome 5, whole genome shotgun sequence, the following proteins share a genomic window:
- a CDS encoding cell cycle regulator protein, putative (part of same gene as PRSY57_0528600B~gap found within coding sequence) — MKSFSVENISSQNLMKSSVQRSIKAT, encoded by the coding sequence ATGAAAAGTTTTTCTGttgaaaatatttcatcTCAGAATTTGATGAAATCATCAGTTCAAAGGAGTATAAAAGCAACG
- a CDS encoding cell cycle regulator protein, putative (part of same gene as PRSY57_0528600A~gap found within coding sequence) produces LGKCINHVTIILGNNELLFFQIRNGPWIPNLKLVHKYPFMMPQIQVDKGAIKHVLRGSNIMCPGVTSPGGKLDDVEANTVVQIRAEDKEFPCAVGITTMSSKEIIEINKDMCIENIHYLNDGLWNFKIET; encoded by the exons TTAGGAAAAtg TATTAATCACGTTACCATTATTCTTGGAAATAATGAGctcttattttttcaaataagAAATGGACCATGGATACCGAATTTAAAATTAGTACACAAAT ATCCTTTTATGATGCCACAAATACAAGTTGATAAAGGGGCTATAAAACACGTGCTCAGAGGTTCCAACATTATGTGCCCCGGAGTAACTTCTCCTGGAGGGAAACTTGATGATGTTGAAGCAAACACAGTTGTA CAAATAAGAGCCGAAGATAAAGAATTTCCTTGTGCTGTAGGAATTACCACCATGTCATCAAAAGAAAT tattgaaataaataaagacATGTGTATTGAGAACatacattatttaaatgatgGATTGTGGAATTTTAAAATAGAAACCTAA